Part of the Herpetosiphonaceae bacterium genome is shown below.
GATACGATGGATCAGGCCATCGCGATCGTCGGCCTGGTGGGGCGCTTCCCGCAGAGCCGCGATCTCGATACGTTCTGGCGGCATCTGGCCGCTGGCGATGAGCTGATCAGGTTTTTCTCCGAGGAGGAGCTGCTGGCGGCGGGCGTTCACCCGGCGACGCTGCGCAATCCCGCGTACGTCAACGCCTTTGGCGCGCTGGACGATACCGATCTGTTCGACGCGACCGCGTTTGGCTACACGCCGCGCGAGGCCGAGATCATGGACCCGCAGCATCGCTTTTTCCTTGAGTGTGCCTGGGCGGCGCTCGAAGACGCGGGCTACGATCCCGATCGCTATCCCGGCCTGATCGGTGTCTTCGCCGGGAGCAACATCAGCACCTACCTGCTCTTCAACCTTGCGGCCAACCGCGAGGTGCTCGCGTCGGTCGGGCTGTACCAGACGTTGATCGGCAATGACAAAGATCATCTGACGCTGCGCACCTCGTACAAGCTGAACCTGCGCGGCCCCAGCGTCACGGTCCAGACCACCTGCTCGACCTCGCTGGTGGCGACGCATCTGGCCTGTCAGAGTTTGCTCAACGGCGAGTGCGACATGGCGCTGGCGGGCGGCGTCTCGATCGGCGTGCCGCAGAATATGGGCTACTGGTACTCCGAGGGCGGGATCATGTCGCCCGACGGACACTGCCGCGCCTTCAGCGCGGAGGCGCAGGGCACCGTCGGCGGGCACGGCATCGGCATCGTCGTGCTCAAGCGGCTGGCCGATGCGCTGGAGGACGGCGATGGTATCCGCGCGGTGATTCGCGGCTCGGCGATCAACAACGACGGCACGGCCAAGGTGGGCTACACAGCGCCCAGCGTCGAGGCGCAGGCGGCAGTGATCGAGGAGGCCCAGGCCATCGCGGGCGTCGATCCCGACACGATCAGCTACATCGAGGCGCACGGCACCGGCACCACGCTCGGCGATCCGATCGAGATTACGGCGCTAACCCAGGCGTTTCGCGCGCAGACCGATCAGACCGGCTTCTGCGCGCTCGGCTCGGTCAAGACCAACATCGGGCATCTCGACGCCGCCGCCGGTGTCACGGGGCTGATCAAAACGGTGCTCGCGCTGCAACATCGGCAGCTTCCGCCCAGCCTGCACTGCCAGCAGACCAATCCCCGGATCGACTTTGCGCGCAGCCCGTTTTTTGTCAATACCGCGCTGCGCGAGTGGCGCTCCGACGGGCCGCGTCGCGCTGGCGTGAGCTCGTTCGGCATGGGCGGCACCAACGCGCATGTGATCGTCGAGGAAGCGCCGCAGCCTGAGCCGTCCGGCCCGTCGCGGCCCTGGCAGGTGCTTACGCTCTCGGCCAAAACGCCGACCGCGCTCGACACGGCGACCGCCAATCTGGGGGCGCATCTGCGGCGGCACCCCGACCTCAATCTGGCCGATGTCGCCTTTACGCTCGGCCTGGGTCGGCGCGTCTTCAGCCAGCGCCGGTTTCTGGTCTGCCGCGACGTGGCCGACGCGATGACAGCGCTGGAGTCGCGCGATCCGACGCGGATCTTCTCCTACGCCCAGGAGCAGCAGCGCCGCCCGGTCGCGTTCCTGTTTTCGGGCCAGGGCACGCAGTATCCCGGCATGGCCCGCGCGCTCTACGCCGCCGAGCCGACGTTTCAAGAGACGGTCGATCGCTGCTGCGAGCTGCTTCAGCCGGATCTCGGCATCGATCTGCGGACGCTGCTGTATGGCGAGGCCGATTCGCTGAGCGAGGCGGCGGCGCAGCTCGAACAGACCGCGCTGACGCAGCCCGCGCTCTTCGTGATCGAGTATGCGCTGGCGCAGCTCTGGATGTCGTGGGGCGTGCGGCCCGATGCGCTGATCGGCCACTCGATCGGCGAGTATGTCGCGGCGACGCTGGCGGGCGTCTTCTCGCTGGAAGACGCGCTCGCGCTGGTTGCGCTGCGTGGCCGCATGATCCAGGCGCTACCCTCAGGCGCGATGCTGAGCGTGCCGCTGCCGGAGCAGGAGGTCGCGCCGCTGCTCGGTCCTGAGCTGTCGCTGGCGGCGGTCAACGGCCCGGCGCTGTGTGTCGTCTCCGGCCCGGCGGCGGCGATCGACGAGCTTGAGCGCCAGCTTGGCGCGCGCGATCTCGCCACGCGGCGGCTGCACACGTCGCACGCCTTCCACTCGGCGATGATGGAGCCGATCGTCGCGCCGTTCGCCGAGCAGGTCGGGAAGCTTCGGCTCAGCCCGCCCGCGCTGCCCTTCATCTCGAACGTCACCGGCACCTGGATCGCGCCGGAGCAGGCGACCGATCCGCGCTACTGGGCGCGGCATCTGCGGCATGCGGTGCGCTTTGCCGACGGTCTGGCCGTGCTGCTACAGGAGCCTGAGCGCATCCTGCTTGAGGTCGGGCCTGGGCGCGCGCTGAGCACCATTGCGCGGCAGCACCCCGACCCGACGAGTGGCCGCACGATTCTATCGTCGCTGCCGCACGCGCAGGACGAGGCCGACGATCTGGCGTTTGTGCTCGGCACGCTCGGCAAGCTCTGGCTGGCGGGCGCGTCCGTCGATTGGGAGCGCTTCTACGCCGACGAGCAGCGCCAGCGCGTGCCGCTGCCGACCTATCCCTTCGAGCGGCAGCGCTACTGGGTCGATCCGCAGAGCCAGGGCTTGCAGCTTAGCGCGAACGCTGCGGAGTCCCAGGCGGAGCTGCCGCCCTCGGAGCCGCAGATCACAGGCCCGGCGGCGGTGCATCCGCGTCCCAGCCTGATGACCGAGTATGTCGCGCCGGACAACGAGTTCGAGCGCAGCATCGCCGCGATCTGGCAGGAGATCCTGGGCATCGAGCAGGTCGGCGTCCACGATAATTTCTTTGATCTGGGCGGCCACTCGCTGCTCGCCACCCAGTTGATCGCGCGGCTCCGTGAGGCTTTTCCGGTTGACCTGCCGCTGAGCAGGCTCTTCGATGCCGTCACGGTCGCGAGTCAGGCCGAGGTGATCGAAGAATTGTTGATTGAAAAGCTCGAAGAGCTACCCGAAGAAGAGGCGCAGCGGCTGATGGCGAAGATGTTTCGCTAACGCCCGGTCGCTGCTGTGATAGAGGTACATCATGTCTAAGTCGGACAGCCTTTCCGAACGACGATCGCAGCTCTCAGGCGCGAAGCGCGCGCTGCTGGAAAAATGGAAGCGCGGCGAATTCACGACGACCGAGGGCGAGATTCCGCGCCGCGCCGCGACGGGACCGGCTCCGCTGTCGTTTAATCAGCAGCGGCTCTGGTTCCTCGATCAGCTCGTGCCGAACAGCCCGGCCTATAACATCCTTACCGTCGTCCGTCTCAGCGGGCCGCTCGACGCCAGCATTTTCGAGCGCGCGATCAATGAGATCGTCAGGCGTCACGATTCGCTGCGCACGGTGTTTCCCACCGTCGACGGGCAGCCCGTGCAGGCGGTCGCTGCCGCGCTCTCGGTCGCAATGCCGCAGATCGATCTGCGCGCGCTCGATCCGGCGGGTCGCGACGCCGAGCTGCAACGGCTGATCGAGGCCGAGACGCGCCAGCCGTTCGATCTGGCGCAAGGGCCGCTGATCCGCGCCAGGCTGGTGCGCCAGGCCGATACGGAGTATGTGCTGCTGCTGGCGATGCATCATATCGTCTCGGATACGTGGTCGTTCGGCATCTTTGTGCGCGAGCTGGTCGCGCTTTACGGTGCGTTCGTCGCGGGCCAGTCCTCGCCGCTGCCGGAGCTGCCGATCCAGTACGCCGATTTCGCCGAGTGGCAGCGCGAGCGCTTGCAGGGCGACGTTCTGGCCGCGCAGCTCGACTACTGGAAGCAGCAGCTTGGCGGTCATCTGTCGGCGCTTGAGCTGCCGACCGATCATCCGCGCCCGCCGGTCCAGACCTTCCGAGGCGCGGCCCAGTCGTTCGTGCTGCACAAAGACCTCGCCGACGCGCTCAAGGAGCTGAGCCGCCAGGAGGGCGTGACGCTCTTCATGACGCTGCTGGCGGCCTTCCAGGTGCTCATGGCGCGCTACAGCGGCCAGGAGGATATTCTGGTCGGCTCGCCGATCGCGGGTCGGTCGCGCGTCGAGACGGAGAATCTGATCGGCTTTTTCGCGAACACGCTGGTGCTGCGCACCAACCTGGGCGGCAATCCCACGTTCCGCGAGCTGCTCAAGCGCGCGCGCGAGACGCTGCTGGGCGCGCATGCCCATCAGGACGTGCCCTTCGAGCAGTTGGTCGAGATCCTGCATCCTGAGCGCGACATGAGCCGCAATCCGCTGTTTCAGGTGATGTTTGTGCTCCAGAACACGCCGTCGACCAACCTGAAGCTGCCGGGCATTACCGTCAGCGCGGTTCCGCTGCAAAGCTCGACCGCCAAGTTCGACATCTGGCTGTCGATCGAGGAGCATGCCGACGCGCTGTACGCGATGATCGAGTACAACACCGATCTCTTCGAGGCCGCGACGATCGAGCGCTTGCAGGGCCACTTCCAGAGCGTGCTTCGCAGCATCGTCGTCGATGTCGCGCAGCCGATCCTCGATCTGCCGCTGCTGACCGATGCGGAGCGCGCGCGGCTGGCCGAGTGGAACGCGACCGACGTGGACTATCCCACCGATCGCAACATCGTGCAGTTGTTCGAGGCCCAGGCCACGCGGCAGCCCGATGCCGCCGCGCTGGTCTTCGAGGGGCAGACGCTCAGCTACCGCGAGCTGAATCGCCGCGCTAATCACCTGGCGCATCATCTGCGCTCGCTCGGCGTCGGCGGGTGCCCTCAGGGCGAGACGCTGGTCGGCGTGTGTGCGGAGCGCTCGTTCGAGCTGGTGATCGCGCTGCTGGGCGTGCTCAAGGCGGGCGGCGCGTATGTGCCGCTCGATCCGACCTATCCGCTGGATCGGCTTCAGTTTATGCTCGCCGACGCCGCGCCGCCCGTGCTGCTGGTGCAGAGCAAGGTGCTCGACGATCTGCCGGAGCTGTTCGACGGCGTGCGGCAGAGCGTGGTGCGTCTCGACGCCGACTGGAGCGAGATCGCGCAATCCCCGGCTCACAATCCGGCGCTGCTGACGACCGATGAGCATCTGGCGTATATGATCTACACCTCCGGCTCGACCGGCCTGCCCAAGGGCGCGCTCAACACCCACCGCGCGATCCGCAACCGGCTGCTCTGGATGCAGCAGGCGTTCCAGCTTACGCCCGACGATTGCGTGCTGCAAAAAACGCCCTTCAGCTTCGATGTGTCGGTCTGGGAGTTTTTCTGGCCGCTGATCACCGGGGCGCGGCTGGTGGTGGCCCGGCCAGAAGGCCACAAAGACAGCGCCTACCTGACGCAGTTGATCGTCGATCAGCAGATCACGACGCTGCATTTCGTGCCGTCGATGTTGCAGGTCTTTCTCGAAGAGCCGAATGTGACTGCCTGCCGATCGCTGCGGCGCGTGATCTGTAGCGGCGAGGCGCTGCCCTTCTCCTTCCAGAAGCGCTTCTTCGAGCTGCTGCCCGACGTGGAGCTGCATAATCTCTACGGCCCGACCGAGGCGGCAGTTGACGTAACGTGGTGGGCGTGCCGTCTTGACTCCGGCCTGTCGACGGTGCCGATCGGCAAGCCGATCGCCAACGTGCGGA
Proteins encoded:
- a CDS encoding beta-ketoacyl synthase N-terminal-like domain-containing protein; this encodes MSNADTMDQAIAIVGLVGRFPQSRDLDTFWRHLAAGDELIRFFSEEELLAAGVHPATLRNPAYVNAFGALDDTDLFDATAFGYTPREAEIMDPQHRFFLECAWAALEDAGYDPDRYPGLIGVFAGSNISTYLLFNLAANREVLASVGLYQTLIGNDKDHLTLRTSYKLNLRGPSVTVQTTCSTSLVATHLACQSLLNGECDMALAGGVSIGVPQNMGYWYSEGGIMSPDGHCRAFSAEAQGTVGGHGIGIVVLKRLADALEDGDGIRAVIRGSAINNDGTAKVGYTAPSVEAQAAVIEEAQAIAGVDPDTISYIEAHGTGTTLGDPIEITALTQAFRAQTDQTGFCALGSVKTNIGHLDAAAGVTGLIKTVLALQHRQLPPSLHCQQTNPRIDFARSPFFVNTALREWRSDGPRRAGVSSFGMGGTNAHVIVEEAPQPEPSGPSRPWQVLTLSAKTPTALDTATANLGAHLRRHPDLNLADVAFTLGLGRRVFSQRRFLVCRDVADAMTALESRDPTRIFSYAQEQQRRPVAFLFSGQGTQYPGMARALYAAEPTFQETVDRCCELLQPDLGIDLRTLLYGEADSLSEAAAQLEQTALTQPALFVIEYALAQLWMSWGVRPDALIGHSIGEYVAATLAGVFSLEDALALVALRGRMIQALPSGAMLSVPLPEQEVAPLLGPELSLAAVNGPALCVVSGPAAAIDELERQLGARDLATRRLHTSHAFHSAMMEPIVAPFAEQVGKLRLSPPALPFISNVTGTWIAPEQATDPRYWARHLRHAVRFADGLAVLLQEPERILLEVGPGRALSTIARQHPDPTSGRTILSSLPHAQDEADDLAFVLGTLGKLWLAGASVDWERFYADEQRQRVPLPTYPFERQRYWVDPQSQGLQLSANAAESQAELPPSEPQITGPAAVHPRPSLMTEYVAPDNEFERSIAAIWQEILGIEQVGVHDNFFDLGGHSLLATQLIARLREAFPVDLPLSRLFDAVTVASQAEVIEELLIEKLEELPEEEAQRLMAKMFR